The following are encoded together in the Streptomyces sp. NBC_00358 genome:
- a CDS encoding class I SAM-dependent methyltransferase — MLDYDKEADGYDATRGGEPRAAAAAEAVLALVPKNAGSLLDLACGTGIVTRRLATGRPGLAVTGTDAADGMTRRAAERLPGAVVRADCRRLPFADCSFDAVSAVWLLHLLDDAGPVVAEAARVLRPGGVFGTTVDKAAAHHVGSDIDALTVTYGTERATDGADRVTAQAAEHGLVPGGAARFRGHGQGRTPRRVAHYIRTRQLYAAGGPRLADRVEMLPDPDVPRQEPEFTLRAFRRQ, encoded by the coding sequence GTGCTGGACTACGACAAGGAAGCGGACGGGTACGACGCGACGCGGGGCGGCGAGCCACGGGCCGCGGCGGCTGCCGAAGCGGTGCTCGCGCTGGTCCCCAAGAACGCCGGCAGCCTGCTCGACCTGGCCTGCGGCACGGGCATCGTGACCCGCCGGCTCGCCACCGGCCGGCCCGGTCTCGCGGTCACGGGCACGGACGCGGCGGACGGGATGACGCGCAGGGCGGCGGAGCGTCTCCCGGGAGCGGTCGTCCGCGCGGACTGCCGTCGACTCCCGTTCGCCGACTGCTCGTTCGACGCCGTCTCCGCCGTCTGGCTGTTGCACCTGCTGGACGACGCGGGACCCGTCGTCGCCGAGGCCGCACGGGTCCTGCGCCCCGGTGGTGTGTTCGGCACGACCGTCGACAAGGCCGCGGCCCACCATGTCGGCAGCGACATAGACGCGTTGACCGTGACCTATGGCACCGAGCGCGCCACGGACGGAGCCGACCGTGTCACGGCGCAGGCCGCCGAACACGGCCTGGTCCCGGGCGGTGCGGCCCGTTTCCGGGGCCATGGCCAGGGCCGGACCCCGCGCCGCGTCGCCCACTACATCCGGACCCGCCAGCTCTACGCGGCCGGCGGCCCCCGACTCGCCGACCGCGTAGAGATGTTGCCGGACCCGGATGTCCCGCGCCAGGAACCCGAGTTCACCCTCAGGGCGTTCCGCAGGCAATGA